GTTTCGTGCGTTCCTTCGACCCGAATTGGCCGAATCCCCTGCTCCTGCAGACCTTCAGTCACGTCTTCCTGCACTGCGCGAAGCTGGCGTGGATTGTCGACCGAGCAGACAACGAATACGTCCGCGATCACAGAGATCTTGCCGATATCCAGGACCGTGATGTTCGTTGCCAGCGCGTCCGACGCGAGCTCGGCTATCGTGCGGGCGATCTCGACTGACTCTGGCATTGTCCTCCGAAGTATGTACGTACACCTATAGTACACGCGTCCGAACGCGGGTACAAGCGGTCGGCGATGTGGGCCTGGCAGGAATCGAACCTGCGACCATGAGGTTATGAGCCCCTTGCTCTGCCATTGAGCTACAGGCCCGCCGAACGCCGGTCAGCGAATCGGGCTTCAGTATACCGATGCCCGCCAACGCGGAGCGTTTATCAGCGTCGTGACAATTCCGACACGTCCGTCGCCTGCTGCGATCTGGACG
This Thermomicrobiales bacterium DNA region includes the following protein-coding sequences:
- the rsfS gene encoding ribosome silencing factor, with protein sequence MPESVEIARTIAELASDALATNITVLDIGKISVIADVFVVCSVDNPRQLRAVQEDVTEGLQEQGIRPIRVEGTHETGWVLLDYGDVVVHLFTEDQRQFYRLEDVWSEAPKLLVIQ